One window of the Pieris brassicae chromosome 4, ilPieBrab1.1, whole genome shotgun sequence genome contains the following:
- the LOC123708671 gene encoding uncharacterized protein LOC123708671, whose translation MNVHFSILILTSLILSEAWQTLEDRRYSRNLRGDYHYHTKRHMLPREGEPRKRATSQRPKELRKKPSGHLTPLNEDDIENDEVVSVAVGPPAIRPKYDKLSKSNGKLVPSNINAGDNKASTLVKDVLVQLGREFLSSQVSEDFVFGQYVGMAMKNITTYLKLRMQHEILELIVKYQKIKTEPQTTTTQPEDKSTSTVYSEVKDKGELKENEKKNDTDEGWPDFNNLAKIVGK comes from the exons ATGAACGTACATTTctcgattttaattttaacgtcACTCATACTAAGC GAAGCTTGGCAAACATTAGAAGACAGGCGGTATTCTCGAAATCTAAGAGGAGACTACCATTATCACACTAAACGACACATGCTGCCTCGGGAAGGCGAACCAAGAAAACGCGCTACCTCACAACGTCCAAAGGAATTAAGAAAAAAG CCTTCAGGTCATCTAACTCCTTTAAACGAAGATGATATAGAAAACGATGAAGTCGTTTCCGTAGCAGTGGGACCACCAGCGATTAGACCCAAATACGACAAACTATCAAAAAGTAATGGAAAATTAGTCCCATCTAACATTAATGCTGGTGATAATAAAGCTAGCACTCTGGTTAAAGATGTTTTAGTACAATTAGGTAGAGAATTCTTGTCAAGTCAAGTATCTGAAGATTTTGTGTTTGGACAATACGTTGGAATGgctatgaaaaatattacaacgTATTTGAAATTGAGAATGCAACATGAAATCTTAGAACTTATAGTTAAATATCAAAAGATAAAAACTGAACCACAAACAACGACCACACAGCCCGAGGATAAAAGTACTAGTACTGTTTATAGTGAAGTCAAAGATAAAGGAGAACTAAAAGagaatgaaaagaaaaacGACACGGATGAAGGTTGGCCGGATTTCAATAATTTAGCTAAAATTGTTGGTAAATAG